CGGTGAAATCGATCTTCGGCTTGGGCCGAGGTGTGCGGACTTCGCCCGTGGCGCTTCGGCCGCGGCCGGAGCGGTCCCGCCCGGAGCGTTCGGTGTGAGTTTTGCGTGGCATACGAGGGCGTTACTTGATTTCGCGATGGAGCGTGTGGCGCCGGAGGAAGCGGTTGTATTTCATCAACTCGACTTTTTCCGTCTGGAGCTTCTTGTTTCGCGTGGTGAGATAACGCGACGGAGGCTTTCCTTCTTTGCGCGCTTCGGTGCACTCCAGGGTGACAATCTCTCTCGGCATACACTACTCCTTTTCTTTGGTGGTGCGTTCTTCGGCTTCCTCGTCGTCTTCCGCCTCCGAGGCGCCCGCATTATCGACGCTGCCCAGGCTGCCCAGCCGCTTCTGCCGCAGGGCGCCTTCGCGCTCCAACTGCGCCTGAGCCTCGACGGTGAAACGGGTCCACGGGATGGCTTCCAGGCGGGCCTTGGGGATTTGTTTGCCGGTCAATTCGCAAATGCCATAGGTGTTCTTCTCGATCCGGCGGAGCGCTTCCTCGATTTCATAAATGGCATCCTGGTCTGAGGAGAGAAGGCTCAGGGCAAAGTCCCGGTCGAAATTATCCGTGCCGGAATCGGCCATGTGGAGGCTGTAGCCCGGGATTTCTTCCGCCGATTCTTTGG
The Verrucomicrobiota bacterium genome window above contains:
- the rpmG gene encoding 50S ribosomal protein L33 translates to MPREIVTLECTEARKEGKPPSRYLTTRNKKLQTEKVELMKYNRFLRRHTLHREIK
- a CDS encoding transcriptional regulator, which produces MNKKKSTAKKPSAHPPARSKSVGAATAASILGVRKPTSAYAPNGQVRIKPEWSKFYKNLLDLRERLLDQMTGLAKESAEEIPGYSLHMADSGTDNFDRDFALSLLSSDQDAIYEIEEALRRIEKNTYGICELTGKQIPKARLEAIPWTRFTVEAQAQLEREGALRQKRLGSLGSVDNAGASEAEDDEEAEERTTKEKE